ACAATTAGAAAAATTTTCAAAGGTGGAATGTAGGAAAATGAAGTTTTCGTTGCTCCCTCTGCCATGAGCATGATTTGTAAATAATGACATTGAAATGAGAAGCTACAGAATTCGAGCAGTATTGCTGTAGAAATTACCGTTACATTTCCAGAACACGAGACTTGATAGTTGTGAGTTTATATATATTCCtatctgatcttattgaatgttcgTTGTACGGGGCAAAAATacaatgtcagaagtgggattcgaacccacgcctccagaggagactgcgacctgaacgcagcgccttagaccgctcggccatcctgactgtgATGCAAACTTGCCGTTGTGTTTTTCATCCGACTGATGGCTCAAAGTATGATTGACAGGTGTTAAATATCTGCAATCATTTCCCTGCTCCGGGAGGGTGGCTGTGATCATTGTGCATAAACGATAAATGATTTTGCATTAGAGGATTGAATGTAAATCCGAACAGAAAGCCCGTGGACCCAGCGCTTTCCGTGCATCCATCGTGATTGGATTATTTTTGTTTTGCATACAGCTGCGGGTGAACTTTGACCCGCGCTGTCAGCGACATGGCGGCGGTTCAGAAGCTGAGTCGGGAAGAGGTTGGGGAGGTGGTCGCTCTGGCCTTGCGTTCAGGCCTCACCGAGCGGGACATTGCGCGGTTGCCGTCGGTGCACAAGCTACTGCTGGGCAGGTCCCGAACACCCCGCGGCGGGTTGCGGGGTTCCGCCGCCCTCGCACTGCttctcctcctcctgctgctgctcctactCTGCGCCCCGCTCCGCCAGCCGGCGCTGCGCCTCTGGTTCTGGCTCCGCGGCCTCTCGGTGGAGAGCCAGCTGTGTGTACTCGAGTTCCCCGACTTGCACAATCCCTTCCGGCGGCCCTTGGACTGTCAATTCTGCCACAACATCACCGCCATCGACAGGAAGAGTAACCTGAGCCATGAGGAGTTCCTGCGGGCCTACGCCTACTCCATGCAGCCAGTGGTGGTGGAGGACGGCCAGAGGAACTGGTCGGCCAGGGAGGTGTTCAGCTTCGAGTTCTTCACGCAGATCTACGACAACGACAGCCGAGCCCTGGACAATAGCGGCAGCGAGTGCCAGTTCTTCCCCTACGACACCGAGTTTCTGAACTTGGGGGATGTTTTCAGTATGGAGGCTGGCCGTGCTGGCATGCACAGCAATGCCAAGCCTTGGTATATTGGATGGTGTGTGTGACAATTTAGCAATTTCATTTTTCTTGCATGGTCGGGGAGAATTACACATAAATGGTGACAGATTAGGAGGACAGTGGATTGCAAGTCAGTAATCAGTTTTTTTTTCAGTGAGGGGGGAAAAACCAAAAAAAGTGCCAAGGGCCAAGATAGCGTATGAAAGAGAAGTCATGATTTGGTGGTATCAGACTTGGATTTTAAAGGCTGTAGATTGTAGGAGGGTGGAGAGCAATGAATGAACAGGGCCTTGGAGAGCCTTCCATTTAAAAGCAAAAAGGCAGGTTAAATCATCAACCACAACATAGATTGGAGTGATTGTAGAGGAAATTGTTTggccagcattgaatattagttTTAGTGAGAGGCCATCTGATGGCAAGTTGTTTGGGAATGCAGAGTATGGCCAGTGATTCAGCAAAAATGTATAGGTATGCCTACTGatgatacaaacatatgaattaggagcaggagtaggccacttgccccctcgagcctactccgccattcaataagttcatggctgaactgattactccacatttccacctacccctgataaccttccacccccttgcttatcaagaatctatccatctctgccttaaaaatattcaaagactcttgaggaactgccttttgaggaagagaattccagagactaatgaccctcctgagagaaaaaatttctcctcatctctgtctgaaatgggcgaccccttatttttaaacattgacccctagtttgagattctccacaaggggaaacatcctttccacattcaccttgtaaagaaccatcagaatcttgtatgtttcaatcaagtcgcctcttgtcgcctcttactcttctaaatcccagtggatacacgcctgtccaatctttcctcataagacaggccacccattccaggtatttgtctagtaaaccttctctgtactgcctccaacgcatttacatccttccttaaataaggagatcagtactgtacatagtactccagatgcagtctcaccaatgccctgtataactgaagcataacctccctacttttatattcaattccccttgcaataaatgataacattctattagctttcctaattagatgctgtacctgcatactaaccttttgcgattcatgcactaggacagccagatccctctgcatctcagagctctgcaatctctcaacatttagataatgATGGTGGATTATATTAAAACTTTC
This sequence is a window from Heterodontus francisci isolate sHetFra1 chromosome 17, sHetFra1.hap1, whole genome shotgun sequence. Protein-coding genes within it:
- the LOC137379000 gene encoding uncharacterized protein isoform X2; the encoded protein is MAAVQKLSREEVGEVVALALRSGLTERDIARLPSVHKLLLGRSRTPRGGLRGSAALALLLLLLLLLLLCAPLRQPALRLWFWLRGLSVESQLCVLEFPDLHNPFRRPLDCQFCHNITAIDRKSNLSHEEFLRAYAYSMQPVVVEDGQRNWSAREVFSFEFFTQIYDNDSRALDNSGSECQFFPYDTEFLNLGDVFSMEAGRAGMHSNAKPWYIGWSNCDSSAASILRQHYKRPYFIPAISESSKMDWIFMGVPGHGAYMHVRILMT
- the LOC137379000 gene encoding uncharacterized protein isoform X1; the encoded protein is MAAVQKLSREEVGEVVALALRSGLTERDIARLPSVHKLLLGRSRTPRGGLRGSAALALLLLLLLLLLLCAPLRQPALRLWFWLRGLSVESQLCVLEFPDLHNPFRRPLDCQFCHNITAIDRKSNLSHEEFLRAYAYSMQPVVVEDGQRNWSAREVFSFEFFTQIYDNDSRALDNSGSECQFFPYDTEFLNLGDVFSMEAGRAGMHSNAKPWYIGWSNCDSSAASILRQHYKRPYFIPAISESSKMDWIFMGVPGHGAYMHIDDVGNPSWQAQIRGIKHWKLEPPAECYYECSSLEAIVYPGQIIVLDTNKWFHETHILGEELSITIGSEYD